A portion of the Desulfosoma caldarium genome contains these proteins:
- a CDS encoding flavodoxin domain-containing protein: MKVLIAYVSRTGHTEKMANYIAEGVRFAGHEPVLKKVSDIKKAEELQGYDAYVFGCPTYHRDMTQSMKTFLFMAQEAGLEGKVGGAFGSYTHSGDAPKYIYDTMEHVFKMRMTSLGSFNLLEHKVNTPEGMRACQDYGRVLAEMLN, encoded by the coding sequence ATGAAAGTGCTCATCGCGTATGTGAGTCGAACGGGTCACACGGAAAAGATGGCCAACTATATCGCAGAGGGTGTGCGGTTTGCCGGCCATGAACCGGTGCTCAAGAAAGTTTCCGACATCAAGAAAGCTGAAGAGCTTCAAGGCTATGACGCTTACGTCTTTGGATGCCCCACGTATCACCGGGACATGACCCAGAGCATGAAAACCTTTCTTTTCATGGCTCAAGAAGCCGGCTTGGAGGGCAAGGTCGGCGGCGCTTTCGGATCCTACACTCATAGCGGTGATGCACCCAAGTACATCTATGACACAATGGAACACGTCTTCAAGATGCGTATGACGAGTCTGGGTTCCTTTAACCTGTTGGAACATAAGGTGAACACCCCCGAAGGCATGAGGGCATGTCAGGACTACGGTCGAGTTCTGGCGGAAATGCTCAATTAG
- a CDS encoding RCKP-type rubredoxin-like domain-containing protein: MAVFQCTKCGFEKEGRCKPQKCPQCGEKKTFEKKSEGGKA, translated from the coding sequence ATGGCTGTGTTTCAATGCACCAAATGTGGTTTTGAAAAGGAAGGTCGTTGTAAGCCACAGAAGTGCCCTCAATGTGGTGAAAAGAAAACCTTTGAAAAGAAATCCGAAGGAGGGAAAGCCTGA
- a CDS encoding rubredoxin: MARPEDCYRCGGPTCGYVYDPDRGDKRGKIPQGTPFSDLPDDWKCPVCGAGKKSFCCSAESNPSG, translated from the coding sequence ATGGCTCGACCGGAAGACTGTTATCGGTGTGGAGGTCCCACGTGTGGATACGTGTATGATCCCGATCGCGGAGACAAGCGAGGTAAGATACCCCAGGGCACTCCCTTTTCGGACCTTCCCGACGATTGGAAATGTCCTGTATGCGGTGCCGGCAAAAAGAGTTTTTGCTGCTCGGCGGAATCAAATCCTTCTGGGTGA